A window of Streptomyces armeniacus contains these coding sequences:
- a CDS encoding DUF5998 family protein, whose product MAKTSTTTQGLRTAIERSGYYPALVAEAVEAAVGGEPVASYLVHQETTFDSNEVRRHVTVLVLTGTRFIVSHTDEQAADGTSPAPYATTSTESVKLERISSVVLSRVVADPESYTPGTLPREVVLTIGWGAVSRIDMEPAACGDPNCEADHGYTGSTTADDLSLRVSEAGDGPETVRQALDFAQALSEATVAARPGPAR is encoded by the coding sequence ATGGCGAAGACCAGTACGACGACGCAAGGGCTGCGCACGGCGATCGAGCGCAGTGGCTATTACCCGGCACTCGTTGCGGAGGCCGTCGAAGCGGCGGTGGGCGGCGAGCCGGTGGCCTCGTATCTGGTGCACCAGGAGACCACGTTCGACTCCAACGAGGTGCGTCGCCACGTCACCGTCCTTGTCCTCACCGGCACCCGCTTCATCGTGAGCCACACCGACGAGCAGGCCGCCGACGGCACGTCGCCCGCGCCGTACGCCACCACCTCCACCGAGTCGGTGAAGCTGGAGCGCATCTCGTCGGTCGTGCTGTCGCGCGTGGTCGCCGACCCCGAGTCGTACACGCCGGGCACGCTGCCCCGCGAGGTGGTGCTGACCATCGGCTGGGGCGCGGTCTCCCGTATCGACATGGAGCCCGCCGCGTGCGGCGACCCCAACTGCGAGGCGGACCACGGCTACACGGGCTCCACCACCGCGGACGACCTCTCGCTGCGCGTCAGCGAGGCGGGCGACGGCCCGGAGACGGTCCGTCAGGCGCTCGACTTCGCACAGGCACTCTCCGAGGCGACTGTGGCCGCGCGGCCGGGGCCCGCGCGGTGA
- a CDS encoding alkaline phosphatase family protein — translation MDEETPLDPRTAPVPRYGHGSLADLLPAVAAAQGVPDPAGPDGSAPGLTLQPADRACVFLVDGMGWEALRAHPEEAPFLTSLLGSSTNGSGTPLTAGFPSTTATSLASVGTGLPPGEHGLPGYTALNPDTGELMNQLRWHPWTDPYEWQPYPTVFQRAAAAGVATCQVSAPHFEQTPLTKIALSGGTFHGRLSGEERMDLAAERLGAGDRALVYTYYAELDGNGHRYGMDSDAWRGQLQYVDRLAQRLAEQLPARSALYITADHGMVDVPATPRARFDFDEDWELSAGVAKLGGEGRMRHLYAVPGAAADVAAVWRDVLAGHAWVATREEAVALGWFGPRVDARVRGRIGDVVAAMSGDVAIVANRTEPKESALIGMHGSATPAEQLVPLLEVRT, via the coding sequence CTGGACGAGGAGACGCCCCTCGACCCGCGTACCGCGCCCGTACCGCGCTACGGCCACGGCTCCCTCGCCGACCTGCTGCCCGCCGTCGCGGCGGCACAGGGCGTACCGGACCCGGCCGGTCCGGACGGCTCCGCGCCGGGGCTGACGCTGCAACCGGCCGACCGCGCCTGCGTGTTCCTCGTCGACGGCATGGGCTGGGAGGCGCTGCGGGCGCACCCGGAGGAGGCGCCGTTCCTCACGTCCCTCCTCGGCTCCTCCACGAACGGCAGCGGCACCCCGCTCACCGCCGGGTTCCCCTCGACCACCGCGACCTCGCTCGCCTCCGTCGGCACCGGCCTGCCGCCCGGCGAGCACGGCCTGCCCGGCTACACCGCCCTCAACCCGGACACCGGCGAGCTGATGAACCAGCTGCGCTGGCACCCCTGGACCGACCCGTACGAGTGGCAGCCGTACCCGACGGTGTTCCAGCGCGCCGCCGCAGCGGGCGTCGCCACCTGCCAGGTCTCCGCGCCGCACTTCGAGCAGACCCCGCTCACCAAGATCGCGCTGTCCGGCGGCACCTTCCACGGGCGGCTGTCCGGCGAGGAGCGGATGGACCTCGCCGCCGAACGCCTCGGCGCCGGCGACCGCGCCCTCGTCTACACGTACTACGCCGAACTCGACGGCAACGGCCACCGCTACGGCATGGACTCTGACGCCTGGCGCGGCCAGCTCCAGTACGTCGACCGGCTCGCGCAGCGCCTCGCGGAGCAGCTGCCCGCCCGCTCGGCGCTCTACATCACGGCCGACCACGGCATGGTCGACGTCCCCGCCACCCCGCGTGCCCGCTTCGACTTCGACGAGGACTGGGAGCTGAGCGCGGGCGTCGCCAAGCTCGGCGGCGAGGGCCGGATGCGGCACCTGTACGCGGTGCCGGGCGCGGCGGCGGACGTCGCCGCCGTCTGGCGCGACGTGCTCGCCGGGCACGCGTGGGTCGCGACGCGCGAAGAGGCCGTCGCGCTGGGCTGGTTCGGGCCGCGGGTCGACGCCCGGGTCCGGGGCCGCATCGGCGACGTCGTGGCCGCGATGAGCGGCGACGTGGCGATCGTCGCGAACCGCACCGAGCCCAAGGAGTCCGCGCTCATCGGCATGCACGGCTCGGCGACCCCCGCCGAGCAGCTGGTGCCGCTGCTCGAGGTGCGCACGTGA